A single Victivallis lenta DNA region contains:
- a CDS encoding glycogen-binding domain-containing protein, with product MAGKNMTKTNRPIRRRVTFLLEDEPGKVVAVAGSFNDWLPDKQLVDKNGDGIYTGTMMLEPGVYEYKFVINGEWKIDERNPNFVPNDIGSLNSVLELESK from the coding sequence ATGGCAGGCAAGAACATGACGAAAACCAACCGGCCGATCCGGCGCCGGGTCACCTTTCTTCTGGAAGACGAGCCGGGCAAGGTCGTGGCCGTGGCCGGCAGCTTCAACGACTGGCTGCCGGACAAGCAGCTCGTCGACAAGAACGGCGACGGCATCTACACCGGCACGATGATGCTCGAACCGGGCGTCTACGAGTATAAATTCGTCATCAACGGCGAATGGAAAATCGATGAACGCAACCCGAACTTCGTCCCGAACGACATCGGTTCGCTGAACAGCGTTCTGGAACTCGAATCGAAGTGA